The following coding sequences lie in one Lepeophtheirus salmonis chromosome 11, UVic_Lsal_1.4, whole genome shotgun sequence genomic window:
- the LOC121126115 gene encoding RNA-binding protein 3 gives MPSQEGTKLFVHGVRDTCPRSVLEDEFGKIGPVADVHITEKGYAFVTMMSAEDAEGAMRKLNGTTVHGQEVKVEIAHEGGRRGSRGGGYRGRFGGNDRGRFGGGGGNRYNDNNDRRSYGSGGGGGGYSRSGGDRGDRGDRGGDWGGY, from the coding sequence ATGCCGTCTCAGGAAGGAACCAAATTATTTGTCCATGGTGTTCGAGACACTTGTCCCCGCAGTGTTCTAGAAGATGAATTCGGTAAAATCGGTCCCGTGGCGGATGTACATATTACCGAGAAGGGCTACGCCTTTGTTACGATGATGAGCGCCGAGGACGCTGAGGGTGCCATGCGCAAATTGAATGGTACAACGGTCCATGGTCAGGAAGTTAAGGTGGAGATTGCCCATGAAGGAGGTCGTCGTGGATCCCGGGGTGGAGGCTACAGAGGCCGATTTGGCGGCAATGATCGGGGACGATTCGGAGGTGGCGGTGGAAACCGGTACAATGACAATAATGATCGCCGCAGCTATGGAAGTGGCGGTGGAGGAGGAGGATACTCCAGGTCTGGTGGAGACCGGGGAGATCGTGGAGACCGTGGAGGTGATTGGGGAGGATATTAA
- the LOC121126110 gene encoding uncharacterized protein — protein MKLKHSLTLIVLFSAQALAYPNPDFSSKSKTGDQKCTLVRSKSPSGPLCFNEPECKDECTKATKQVCQPVQENKCETKEEKSCSTVNEEKCTDSFRNELKEQCRTIQEQKCKTVFNQECNTVNEEKCQVIYDTVNEDVCNTVTTQKCETVDEQKCRTITEKDCTTVLDTETTENCQEIQDQECATVSKSVDETVYETQFETKCETSYENECRTVIENKVEKVPDQECSIVKENKCKTIWEKVTDKKCSTTQENKCTQKLEVSYKNVDEEECTNVYEDKCETVYEKQCKPVYETVCSNPTEGNTGYNALDTTYGIPSSPVCKQVSKEKCSDVPTTKCSKVPKTQCSVVSKKVPVKSSKQVCKQVPTETCNDVVRKIPKEICNDVSVAKCKPILRNVNKKVATQKCSKVPKNNCRNLPTQVPRVISKQVNEKVCKPVSKKICNPLTRKVPKQSCRDVPREICSTVPKQSCSQVPEKKCNTIAKQVPRNECKTVSRQECKNVPSQSCQNIPRQKCEQVPQRVASKSCKQVPQEVCINVPNTSCKNVTVDKCSNMVFDKCEKKCEDAYWCKVCQ, from the exons ATGAAGTTAAAG CATTCCCTGACCCTCATCGTCCTTTTCTCTGCTCAAGCACTTGCTTATCCAAATCCagacttttcttcaaaaagcaAGACTGGTGATCAAAAGTGCACTCTTGTTCGATCCAAGTCTCCCTCTGGTCCCCTCTGCTTCAATGAGCCAGAATGCAAGGACGAATGCACCAAAGCAACTAAGCAAGTGTGTCAACCCGTCCAGGAAAACAAGTGTGaaacaaaggaagaaaaatcTTGCAGCACCGTCAATGAGGAAAAGTGCACAGACAGCTTCAGAAACGAACTGAAGGAACAATGCCGCACAATTCAAGAACAGAAATGCAAAACCGTTTTCAATCAAGAATGCAATACCGTCAATGAGGAAAAATGCCAAGTCATTTACGACACT GTCAATGAAGATGTTTGCAACACGGTCACGACTCAAAAATGTGAAACTGTTGATGAACAAAAGTGCAGAACCATCACCGAAAAGGATTGCACAACCGTTTTGGACACAGAGACCACTGAAAACTGCCAAGAAATCCAAGACCAAGAGTGTGCCACAGTGTCCAAATCTGTAGATGAAACTGTTTATGAGACCCAATTCGAAACAAAGTGTGAGACCTCCTACGAAAACGAATGTAGAACCGTAATTGAAAACAAAGTCGAAAAAGTCCCTGACCAAGAGTGCAGTATTGTCAaggaaaataaatgcaaaaccATCTGGGAAAAGGTCACTGACAAAAAGTGTTCTACTACTCAGGAAAACAAATGCACACAAAAATTAGAGGTATCTTACAAAAACGTTGATGAAGAAGAATGCACAAATGTCTACGAGGATAAATGTGAAACCGTCTACGAAAAACAATGTAAGCCCGTCTATGAAACAGTCTGCTCGAATCCCACTGAGGGAAACACTGGATACAACGCTTTGGACACAACTTATGGTATTCCTTCATCACCTGTTTGTAAGCAAGTCTCTAAAGAAAAATGCTCAGATGTTCCAACTACCAAGTGTAGCAAAGTCCCCAAAACCCAATGCTCCGTTGTTTCAAAGAAAGTTCCTGTTAAATCTTCAAAACAAGTTTGCAAACAGGTGCCAACTGAAACTTGCAATGACGTTGTTCGTAAAATCCCCAAAGAGATCTGCAATGATGTCTCTGTTGCCAAATGCAAGCCCATCCTTAGAAATGTCAACAAAAAGGTTGCCACACAAAAGTGTAGCAAAGTGCCCAAGAATAATTGTCGTAATCTTCCTACACAAGTTCCTCGTGTCATTTCAAAACAAGTCAATGAAAAGGTCTGCAAGCCTGTGTCCAAAAAGATTTGCAATCCCCTTACTCGTAAGGTACCCAAACAATCCTGCAGAGATGTTCCACGTGAAATATGTAGCACCGTTCCAAAACAATCATGTTCACAAGTCCCCGAAAAGAAGTGCAACACTATTGCCAAGCAAGTTCCAAGAAATGAATGTAAGACCGTTTCTCGCCAAGAATGCAAGAACGTTCCCTCTCAATCCTGTCAGAATATTCCTCGTCAGAAATGCGAGCAAGTGCCTCAGAGAGTAGCTTCTAAATCCTGCAAGCAAGTGCCACAGGAGGTTTGCATCAATGTTCCCAATACTTCATGCAAGAACGTAACCGTGGACAAGTGCTCCAACATGGTCTTTGACAAATGTGAAAAGAAGTGTGAAGATGCCTATTGGTGCAAGGTCTGTCAATGA
- the LOC121126227 gene encoding uncharacterized protein yields the protein MELSMESFNSINGLLKVAEFILAYTLMIMARLGGRSHYYYEPYEFGSEGAQFFVVGVLLAFCIILPGEILTYFFGAHLSLLEIFLSAIGAALYTIAGAITLYNSRSFHGKYYDIGVAIGSLCIIMAIAMIVDFLVALKNTKITVIQTRTL from the exons ATGGAGCTTTCAATGGAATCGTTTAATTCGATTAATGGATTGCTTAAAGTTGCGGAATTT ATTTTGGCATATACTCTCATGATTATGGCACGTTTGGGTGGAAGAAGTCATTACTACTATGAACCCTATGAATTTGGATCAGAAGGAGCACAATTTTTTGTCGTTGGTGTTCTACTGgccttttgtattattttacccGGGGAAATTTTGACATACTTTTTTGGGGCACATCTCTCGCTACTG GAGATATTTCTTTCTGCTATTGGAGCAGCTTTGTATACCATTGCTGGAGCTATTACTCTATATAACAGTCGCAGTTTTCACGGAAAGTATTATGATATCGGCGTAGCTATTGGGAGCTTATGCATTATCATGGCCATTGCAatgattgttgattttttagtagctttgaaaaatactaaaattacgGTGATTCAAACGCGTACTCTGTAG
- the LOC121126254 gene encoding uncharacterized protein isoform X1 codes for MQLLILRVDSGALCHEMTNFFSKEKKRRCSPSINTALQMDEGNHCMSINYKTPVENAKEILLVNAYTDLIFCFSDGRRLRAHKVILSEFSPLIRKICSEHSPLSEIYISIDEEEYESLNIILSLIYVGYSSTCITETSFFEVQDTACSLNITLTNVTYFNPSLSCDSYETPEDYEDYFIDEYIDEEECEDIYLSEEVSSHPPLPQPPLLFPKKTTSLLTPKQQPSFILTSKKEFSPPSSHVCPKCSKEFERKSRLREHFAVHYSFEIESEAVNCGIYSREHKYFCLICKKKLRDNRIFSYHMGYVHKLLLPQISNDPILVSKLFNLKVPINSLK; via the exons atgcaactaTTAATCTTGCGGGTTGATTCCGGAGCTTTATGTCATGAGATGACGAACTTctttagtaaagaaaaaaaaagaagatgctCTCCTAGTATCAACACAGCACTACA AATGGATGAGGGTAATCATTGCATGTCCATCAATTACAAAACTCCAGTGGAGAACGCCAAGGAAATCCTTTTGGTCAACGCATACactgatttgattttttgtttttcggaTGGTCGTAGATTGAGAGCACACAAGGTGATTCTCTCAGAATTTAGCCCTCTTATTCGAAAAATATGCTCGGAGCATAGTCCGTTATCGGAGATTTACATCTCTATTGATGAAGAAGAATACGAATCACTGAATATCATTCTGAGCCTTATATACGTTGGTTATTCTTCCACATGCATCACGGAAACTAGTTTTTTTGAGGTGCAAGACACGGCCTGCTCTCTCAACATTACGCTCACTAATGTGACCTACTTTAATCCCTCTCTCTCTTGCGACTCGTACGAAACTCCGGAAGACTATGAGGATTATTTCATAGATGAATATATAGATGAAGAAGAATGTGAAGACATTTACCTTTCGGAAGAGGTGAGCTCCCATCCTCCACTCCCCCAGCCCCCACTTCTCTTTCCAAAGAAAACAACCTCACTTCTCACTCCAAAGCAACAGCCTTCCTTTATCCTCACCTCAAAAAAGGAATTCTCTCCTCCTTCATCTCACGTTTGTCCAAAGTGTTCTAAGGAATTTGAAAGGAAGTCTCGGCTGCGGGAACATTTTGCAGTTCACTACTCATTTGAAATAGAGAGTGAGGCCGTCAACTGTGGAATTTATAGTCGAGAGCATAAATATTTctgtttaatttgtaaaaagaaactAAGAGATAATCGGATTTTTAGTTATCACATGGGCTATGTTCATAAATTGCTTCTCCCTCAAATAAGTAATGATCCTATTTTGGTCTCGAAGctctttaatttaaaagttcCCATCAATTCCTTAAAGTAG
- the LOC121126254 gene encoding uncharacterized protein isoform X2 gives MDEGNHCMSINYKTPVENAKEILLVNAYTDLIFCFSDGRRLRAHKVILSEFSPLIRKICSEHSPLSEIYISIDEEEYESLNIILSLIYVGYSSTCITETSFFEVQDTACSLNITLTNVTYFNPSLSCDSYETPEDYEDYFIDEYIDEEECEDIYLSEEVSSHPPLPQPPLLFPKKTTSLLTPKQQPSFILTSKKEFSPPSSHVCPKCSKEFERKSRLREHFAVHYSFEIESEAVNCGIYSREHKYFCLICKKKLRDNRIFSYHMGYVHKLLLPQISNDPILVSKLFNLKVPINSLK, from the coding sequence ATGGATGAGGGTAATCATTGCATGTCCATCAATTACAAAACTCCAGTGGAGAACGCCAAGGAAATCCTTTTGGTCAACGCATACactgatttgattttttgtttttcggaTGGTCGTAGATTGAGAGCACACAAGGTGATTCTCTCAGAATTTAGCCCTCTTATTCGAAAAATATGCTCGGAGCATAGTCCGTTATCGGAGATTTACATCTCTATTGATGAAGAAGAATACGAATCACTGAATATCATTCTGAGCCTTATATACGTTGGTTATTCTTCCACATGCATCACGGAAACTAGTTTTTTTGAGGTGCAAGACACGGCCTGCTCTCTCAACATTACGCTCACTAATGTGACCTACTTTAATCCCTCTCTCTCTTGCGACTCGTACGAAACTCCGGAAGACTATGAGGATTATTTCATAGATGAATATATAGATGAAGAAGAATGTGAAGACATTTACCTTTCGGAAGAGGTGAGCTCCCATCCTCCACTCCCCCAGCCCCCACTTCTCTTTCCAAAGAAAACAACCTCACTTCTCACTCCAAAGCAACAGCCTTCCTTTATCCTCACCTCAAAAAAGGAATTCTCTCCTCCTTCATCTCACGTTTGTCCAAAGTGTTCTAAGGAATTTGAAAGGAAGTCTCGGCTGCGGGAACATTTTGCAGTTCACTACTCATTTGAAATAGAGAGTGAGGCCGTCAACTGTGGAATTTATAGTCGAGAGCATAAATATTTctgtttaatttgtaaaaagaaactAAGAGATAATCGGATTTTTAGTTATCACATGGGCTATGTTCATAAATTGCTTCTCCCTCAAATAAGTAATGATCCTATTTTGGTCTCGAAGctctttaatttaaaagttcCCATCAATTCCTTAAAGTAG